From the Telopea speciosissima isolate NSW1024214 ecotype Mountain lineage chromosome 9, Tspe_v1, whole genome shotgun sequence genome, the window agataatttttcctAACAAAGTACAACATAGAAAGATTAATGGACCTTAAGTAGAGTCCAGTGGTTGAACATGATATTCCATGCACCCACCCAATTTAGTTGGCTTGATATTTCTACTCTTtatctttaatttcttttcttttgttctattgaatttttatttgtagAAAGTTCAGTAGAGTGTACCTTGCCATTTCACATAATCAATCTAACCCCCTGTTCCTATCCAATAGATCTTCTTAATCacattaaggctgtgtttggtatgcattcgtGATCAACAATACATTCtaagaaatcatatcaaacatAGTCCCACTATTTATTTAACGTATATTTATCATCTCATCTTTTCAATCTCAACATTTTTATGGGTCTTGGGCACCCCACCCGTGAAGATCTTTAGTGGTCAAAGAGAATGAAGTATAAAACTATACTTTGAAAACATATTGCattcattccaagaatgcatactaaaCGTAGCCTAAAAGATCTCTATACTCTAAAGACAATGGAGACTCGAAAAATTTTGAGTCACGGTTAACAGGTTCAACAATTATATGGGCTTTTGCTCATCGAATACCCCAACCCAACTTTTCCTCCCACcttattttgggggggggggaggtgtggGAGATTGGTTTGGGGTGGGGGTTCCTAAAAAAGGTTCTGGCTCAAAACAAGAGACCAAAgggttaatttattttatttttttttaaattcagtgtgtatgtttttcatttttcttcattccCTACTTTCAGGTAAAAACcacataaaaggaaaattttcaagtggAATCTAAACACGTGGTTTTTATTTGGAGAATAAAGGAACCGCAACATCTGAATAAAATCATGgtaaaatatcacctcaatttgcttgcccgtcaatttcttcaattccctctaatagagtaAGGTGGATCCCACTTCAAgcaatgtgtttgggcaggggataggatggtcatttctatcatcctattagatggaattgagtaAATTGAAGGGCAAACAAATTGAGGGGAAAAAGATCCACAAAACCATGGCCACCAAAGAATTTCCCCAAACCATAGGGCATGCAGGGGGAAGTTCATTAGAGTGTCATTACAAACgcttattttctaattttagtttgggcaagagatctctacttggtcacatggtctctacacaagcatctgggTCAATGGTGTGAGCACtattgggtatctacccagggggcagagaCATCATCtaacggtgccctgtgagagggcataggaaacaccaccaagtaaagatctttttcccttttagtttttttttttttttttttgataagactTTTGCCCTTTTAGTTTATAGTAATGTTTAGCAAACTACTTCATCTCTTGAGAACCCCCTTGACCAATCCCTGCATTAGATTATAAAGTGTGGAAATCGTGAGGTTATTTAGGCTCGAAGTGTGGGCCTTAATTCCAAATTAAGGGTGCTCATGAGATGATCCAAGAATGAAGTTTGGTACTCATAACACACTAAAACTGGGGGTTCAACTCATACATGTCTAGGTTGAAGAACCAATAAATTTTGAACCAAATTACATAAAAGTTGAACCAAACCTGACCTAGTTTTATTGAAAATTGAGCCAAAACTTGACCTACATTGCACTTTTAGGctgaaaattatcctctcagatTCCCTCCCTAGTATAGTTCCCTAGTGCCTTTAGTAAGAGGGGGTGAACTCCATCCGAGCAGTGTATTTGGGCAGGAAATAAGATAGTCATTTTCACCCCCTATGAAAGGAACCAGGCAAACTGTATgaggcagggaacctgagaggggtttggatcattatcacctccaattctgacaccctctaattccctacaatccctcacataggagctgaaatgaccaccttgggcagtgtgttcaggtaGTGAGtagatggtcatttcacctcctatgtgagggattgtagggaattCGGATAAAGATCCCCTTTAGGCGCCCCCCTTTCATTGTAAAATTTTCCACTTTTTCAATATATTCTTTTGCCCTGTTAATTAGTTCCAATCTGCAGTGCTCAACAAACTCAACTTTAATCCCACATCGAAAGAGGGAAGAGGAATCAATGCATTTGGTGGCTATAAGACGGAAGAGaaatctctttcctttttcatttaatAGGTCTctgcaaagagagagagattcttaCTTGGAGACGGAGTTAGTTGTTGAGCTGTTTTCGGTCAGAGATTCATCAAGAATTACAAGTGGGCGAGTGCCGTAAGCAGCCGAGCTTTCGTTTTTGTTTCAGGTAAATCTCAAAGGGTTTTATTCGCTTTTGAGGATTTTGATTTAGATGTACATGAGGCTGGggttttctgaattttttttctattgggGTCTGTTTTTGCTGATTCTTGTAATCTCTTCTTAGGATAACACTGAGCAGTACGAGATATGATCCTGTTCACAGTATCAAATATTTTTGTTGCAAGTTTGTTGATTCTCTTTGTTTAGTGTTAGTGTTAGAGTTTGGGAAatgatgaaaaaaataaatacatgcAGAGCTCCAAGCTCCAATGGGGTGTGCTATGCTGAATGATTTTGCACGTCAGTCTGATACCAAAATTGTCTGGTATTTCTTGTCTggtctttttctctcttttcttcctttgtttttgttctaGTGGTATTCTAGTGAAGAACTAAAGAACTTCTAAttgggtttgatttgatttgatgtaATATACAATGTGGGttctgttagggtttagggtttaagcacaaggttgcttaaaacaTTACACCTTGattatctagtttggaatacccagactgttacctccaactagtatttataggaaaactaggatttaggtcagaTGAGCAATTTATTAGATTGTCCttcacagcctgagtattaatacaagtaggattatattagaatatatgaagggatattacataaatacccttacaatcttctcctatgttttacatatatccaccacacatgtatagaaccattgttcaatcagtaattgaatcaatataaattgaatatcaataatctcaaaaataaaaaaagtaataagtaaatttcaataaataaaactagggttttaggtcaaaactaaatccatcaataaatccgaagttctaCATGCAAGTGgcgaaaccaaaagaaatattcaaaaagaaaagtcattgcaatccatgtgacctTACTCATCAaataagtcatcctcatcgagatccagatttaACCGTTCGCCTCCATCTtcgtcattctctgtaatttgtcaaatatgaatttcataagataatatgaatttaatcatttgtacaatagtatttagttcaacaataagaacttaatacatttcatatatgtctgaaggtaaataaaaaacattaagcctgatcatcaagtttctttacaagaacttgatcttatatagtctctatcactAGGACCATatcatgtttccatttggaatactgtgtttGTCATATTAGTCATAGATGTATGTTGTATCATTAAATTTGAAATGGTACCCCAAACTATGAAAggcatgtcatcaaatttggaatgacataaagactagcacaatatcattgaaacatatcagacattttctatatttctttgtggaataacaaagtaagaaaatttCATATGAAAATATGCTacatcatcaaatttggaatggttaCACAAAtctccatacttagtaacctaactaagttatctaaaacatgtaaactgtcctgAATGTTTatcaaggctagatgagattcgaataattcaaaataatactgggttaggttgCTTAAAACATTACACCTTGAGTATCTAGTTtagaatacccagactgctacctccagctagtatttataggaaaactaaggtttaggtcagatggccTAAtaactagattgcccctcacagcctgagtattaatacaagtaatattagaacatatgaagggatattacataaatacccttacaggTTCTTGTTTACGAATGTAATGCTTATGGATGGTCAAGTGTTGATTAGAATTCTTCCTCGTCAGTACTTAACATTATCTCATAAATTACATTGAATTCCCAAGCTTCACCCGATCTTTCAAGTCCTCTTTCTTTGTCTACGTAAGAAGGGCTTATCCAGTATGTGGCTCGCATTACAATATTAATTGATTTCTTTCTTGGGTGTTGGGTAAGCTTTATATATGAGCAGTTGGTCAAATCTTAATGAGTCAACTTGAGTCGTTGGGGTACTAGAATCGATGCTTACCCTAGTAATCTATCTAGTTCAATTCAAGCTAATTGGTCATAAGCCCccaacccctcctcccctccaaaaaaaaattcaagctAATTCCTACGTTCTTGGTAATTTGTCCCCCTCCTTACTCCCTTAGACACGTAGCCCAACATCCCACCTGTCTTTGTGTTGGGTTGTGTGCCCAAACACTACGGGCCACTACATGTGCCCTTAACATAATTGTTAATTGCCATgctgagaaaaaaaattgtttgagagaaacaaaagaggaatctcatctTAAATCCCTCTCCAATAGAAACCCTTGTTACTCTTTCAATTCAAGAAGGAAAAGATGAaataagaaaaccaaaaaatgagaTTGAGTGAAACGAAAGAGGGATCTTATCTTAAATCCAAAGCATAGTTTGAGAAATTAGTATTGGATTTGCTGGATCAGCAGTTTTGTATCAGAGACCGATTTCTATTCCTGGCCAATTGCACATCAATGGATCGCTATAAAGaatggtaaaaatgtaaaaaaaaaaaaaaattcaaaaccaacACGGATCAATATCGAGACCGATATTGAATAATATGATTGAAAGACTAGACACAGTGCTAGATTGCTCAAAGCTAGATACTTCCCTAAGCAGTCCCTTATTAACCTGAGTGCAATTTTGAGGAGTAGATCATGGACATGAAATAGCATTCATGCTGTTATCCCTATTTTGTAGCGTTTGATCGCTTGGAGGATTGGTGATGGATCAAATGTTCATCTCTGGGACAAACCCTGGGTCCCCACcgattcttttatttctcttaagGAGGTGGTTTCACCCAATCCACTATTTCGGACTGTGAATGAGCTTCTTGTCAACCACGAGTGGAATCTACCTCTGCTTACCTCCTTCTTTCCCGAGTTTGTCTGTTCTGCTATTGTCTCCATCCCTCTATCAAACACCCCTTTCCTCGATCATCTTTTTTCACATTTGTCAAAAACGGGCACTCTATCTACTAAAAAAATGGTGACTGTCTGGGCAACCCAAGCTTCTTCACCTACTGACACATTGTTCAAACCTCTATGGCGCAAAGTGTGGAGGTTAAAAATTCCACCAAAGTTCAGTCTATTTCTTTGGAAGTTTATTCATGATGGAATCCCCACACTTTCAAAATTGTTTTGGCAAAAGCACTCTGATTTATGTTGCCCCTTCTGTTTGATAGACTATGAATCTCCATGGtatctctttttctcttgtaATTTTACTAAAAGAATTTGGGCCACGGGCCCACTGGGTCTCCGAACTGAGCACATCACGGGTACATCACCAATGGAGGCCCTGTACAACCTGTTTCAAATATGTAGTACAATCAACCCTAATGATACCCATGTCCTATGCATCATATGCATCACCTTATATTTCATCTGGATTCATAGGAACCAAATTGTCTTTGAAAACAAACCCCCCAACCCCAACCACATCATGCATAATATCATGAGATGAGATAACGATTTACAGCTCCAACCACCATTGATATCACTCACCCAAACCCTCTTTCCCGAGTTTATCTGTTCTGCTATTGTCTCCATCCCTCTGTCAAACACCCCTTTCCTCGATCATCTTTTCTCACATTTGTCAAAAACGGGCACTCTATCTACTAAAAAAATGGTGACTGTCTTGGCAACCCAAGCTTCTTCACCTACTGACACACTGTTCAAACCTCTATGGCGCAAAGTGTGGAGGTTAAAAATTCCACCAAAGTTCAGTCTATTTCTTTGGAAGTTTATTCATGATGGAATCCCCACACTTTCAAAATTGTTTTGGCAAAAGCACTCTGATTTATGTTGCCCCTTCTGTTTGATAGACTATGAATCTCCATGGtatctctttttctcttgtaATTTTACTAAAAGAATTTGGGCCACGGGCCCACTGGGTCTCCGAACTGAGCACATCACGGGTACATCACCAATGGAGGCCCTGTACAACCTGTTTCAAATATGTAGTACGTACAATCAACCCTAATGATACCCATGTCCTATGCATCATATGCATCACCTTATATTTCATCTGGATTCATAGGAACCAAATTGTCTTTGAAAACAAACCCCCCAACCCCAACCACATCATGCATAATATCATGAGATGAGATAACGATTTACAGCTCCAACCACCATTGATCTATCACTCACCCAAACCCTCTCCCCACAATCACCACATACCACCACCCTCGCTAATTctttttacttgaacttgggcAAAAAGGACGCCTGTGTGCTTATTTCGGATGGTAGTTTTTGTCACTCGAAACTCCTTTGGGGGATGGGGCTTCTTGATTATTTATAACAAAGAGTTGTATGCCTCGTCTATGAATTGTGATCCTATAGAGTCAGCCCAAGAAGCGGAATTACGAGGACTCAAAACACGGTTTCAAAAATCACTTTCACTGGACTGTCAAAAAGTAGTAGTCTGGACCGATTCCTTGGATTTGAAGAACTAGCTCGAGTGCCCGATGGAACACCTTTGACCATACAATCTATATACTTAGTTATTTGATATCTTCCACATACTTTCACCTTCAATTCGTTGTCCGCTCAAATTCCCTCTAATTCCTCGCATAAGAATgaaaatgatcatcctaccctATCTTaagcagtgtgttcggacaaGGGATCAAAAGATCATTTTTCACCCTAAGTGAGAAATTGAAAAGAATTGAAAcgggcaggaattggaggtgataaggATATATGATATACGCTGGACAATGACAATCTCagtgggggtttttttttttaagtttcccTGGTGTTTCCGTAGAAAAACAAGTGGTCTAGGGGGTTGGAAGTCAACTGGAAGTCAACTAATGCGGGCAAAGGTTTCCATCCAGGTTCCAAACGTCAGTCATGTTCGCCCAACTTTATTGAAGTTTCCACAGCATTTCCTAAAATGAAAGCCAATTCTCAAGGAAATCATGTCGAGCATGAGTTGGTTGTCACTAAACCCATGTGACAAAAGAGATGGGTAGTAcctgtcttttttatttttttttgttttatcattAGGATAATTACAATTACTACCTTACACTTAACCTATGTTTAATAAAACTATTATAGtttaaacttcttttttgaaAGTATCGGCTTTTAAATTTCTACATCTCCTTCTActctcatgtttttaaatattcAGATGACTCTTTCTTGTCACCTACTAACCTACTAATCTATttaatttatcatttttcttctatttttaactatttgtatcattaaaatagtaaaaaatgaaagtacCCACATGCTTCtgctctctcccattttttattccatttgtttttttttttgtttttttttttcttcaatttatttatttgattaattttttttattcaacattcatcctcatcattcttcttcgaacagatcgACTTGATCTTTGTTATAAGTGTGTTCTCTTCTCTAAAATCAATCCATCTTTTATTGATTCTCAATTCAAATCGCCAAGAAGGCGGAGGTAATCCGATGATTGATGTTGTGCCATTTTATCCCATGGCTCTGAAGTTGAGGAGAGATGAAGATCGTCGTGTAGAGATCAATTGTAATGGAGAGAGTAAATTGTCTTCTGTTTGTGCGAatatgaagagggagaagagaagaagtggggtgctttgaagagagtcaatctgttccatggttttggTGCACAGTATTGGGAGTGTGTATCGGTAACCTacaaaaccaatatgataccgatatGATATCGGCCTAgatcagacaaaattacccctaaatctccttaaaaaatgagttttctgatcaTTTTTTCCCTTAACCGTATCGTgctatcgatacgtatcgacaCGATTTCAGTGACTAGCAAATTCGATACATATTGCCTGTATCGGGCAATGcgatactgatacttaaaaTCATGATCTATTAATAGAAAAATGCTGAggttgaaatgttgaataaaaaattaattaaatagagagatagaagaaaaaaccaaaaaaaaaaaaaaaatgaatgaaattaaaaacgagagagaaaagaagcgGATAggtgcttttattttttattattttaatcacAAAAATAGTAAAAGTAGAAGAATgataggttaaatagattagtagTACGTTACTAGGTGAAAATGATAGGTAATtagggtatttaaaaacatgaggataGAAGGAGATGTAAGAATTTAAAAGCAGGATAATttcaaaaaagaagtttaaaaTAGGAtagttaaaatgaaaaaaaatttaagatagCATAGTTAAAATAAATATGGACCAAGTATAGGATAGTGTTATTAACAAATATGGgctgttttttcattttgaagtTTCTTTGATTCTTCCGTAGAAAACAATTGGTCTAGAGAGTTGGAAGTCAAGCCGAAAGTTTCCATCCAGGTCCCAATGGTCAGTCAAGCCCGCCCAACTTTAGTGAAGTTACCACCGCATCTCCTGAAAAGAAAGCCAATTGTCAAGGAAATCATGTGGACCCATGGGGTGGATGTCACTAAACCCTTGTGATTTGTAAATCCCATACAAAAGAGATGGGTAGTGTTATTTTGGCTTCTGCACAGCAGTAgacaagagaaaaaagagatcgGGCTTCAAAACCATCTCTGTAACTACTGCAAATTCATGGCTTCCTCATCACGGGCTACTACTTCATCTATCTCTTCCAATCGGcggccttcttcttcttcttatgatgTGTTTATCAATTTCAGAGGTCCAGATACTCGCACAAACTTTGTCTCTCTGCTTTACAGAAATCTGGTAAGAGAGGGAATCCAGGTCTTCATAGATAGCGAAGAACTctgggaaggagaagagatttgTCCGTCGCTGCTAAGAGCAATCCGAGGTTCTAGTATATCAATTCCTGTCTTCTCTAAAAACTACGCAGATAGCAAATATTGTCTTTTGGAACTTGCTGAGATGTGGGAGTGTCATTTATCTAGAGGTCAAACCATTCTGCCCATATTCATCGATGTTGAGCCACGAGATGTTCGACATCAGACTGGAAGTTTTGACTTAGAATCCACATCTAATCCGATAGTTGGGCTTATTAAGTTACTATGTCAGAATCCGATAGTTGGGCTTATAAAGTTACTATTTCAGAATCGCCAGAGGAAGTATGAACCAGATGACGTAAAGAGTTGGAAGAATGCTTTGACAGAGGTGGGGAAACTAAAGGGATGGACTCTCAAGGGAGATGCAACTATTGAGTAAGCCTTACTCTCACAAATTTATTATTAATGTTTAATGCtttctttggtatagtttaaatttatatttattagATACATAACATAAATAGatgtattttattaaaataaatcaatataagcatTAATTCTTAAATAACTCaagttgtttatgatttatcatcATGAACTGTTAATATTTGTTTTTTAGAGAAGCCATTAACccacttttccttttctgtgGATAATTGTACCGATGGGCGATGGCAGAGGTCCTTTCTCCTAGAGGGAGAATGGAGAACtaggaggtttgaacccaagACTTCCTTGTAGCGTGTGCTTTTACGCTCCACAGTATTACCAATTCTATTAGGAAGTTATTCTCTACAGACTAGAGAACGCCTACCTGCCTTAAAGTAATGTCAACGACAAATTTGATCTATAATTCGTTAATGTGCTTGTCTCTTAATGACAACTTTTGAACTTCTATACTTGACTTACTTATGGTTCTTGTTCTACAAAAACACAATTAGAATTTCATGGATTTGTTTTTATTAGTggcaaattatttttttcttaattttaaattttgtagTGTATGAGTTTCTTCTCgatttttacaaaatttttattttttttacaaacTTATTGTAaaaaatattgcattttgtgcaatattttaacaaaaatctataattttattttttttgagaaaattacgTGTACACCCCCTATACTTAGGGTTAAATATAAATCGACTcaagatttaaaaaattaaacgAGTGCACAAAAACCTGCTAAACTAACTGACCTTTAGTCATCCATGACGTGGCTTTCATAGTGGAGATGAAATGTCTGT encodes:
- the LOC122639046 gene encoding disease resistance protein L6-like: MASSSRATTSSISSNRRPSSSSYDVFINFRGPDTRTNFVSLLYRNLVREGIQVFIDSEELWEGEEICPSLLRAIRGSSISIPVFSKNYADSKYCLLELAEMWECHLSRGQTILPIFIDVEPRDVRHQTGSFDLESTSNPIVGLIKLLCQNPIVGLIKLLFQNRQRKYEPDDVKSWKNALTEVGKLKGWTLKGDATIE